A stretch of Christensenellaceae bacterium DNA encodes these proteins:
- a CDS encoding glutamate synthase: MPINFIYPDHEVVRDTAKCIACRVCERQCANEVHRYDEELNLMKSDDSKCVNCHRCVSLCPTRALKIIKTDHTFKENANWAGENIKELYRQAGTGGVLLSSMGNPKPYPVYWDKLLINASQVTNPSIDPLREPMETRTYLGKKPECIERDRNGNIINNLPPQLELDVPILFSAMSYGSISYNAHASLARAARKLNTLYNTGEGGLHEDFYEYSANTIVQVASGRFGVHKDYLSAGAAIEIKMGQGAKPGIGGHLPGKKIVGDVSRTRMIPEGSDAISPAPHHDIYSIEDLRQLVYSLKEATDYKKPVIVKIAAVHNVAAIASGIARSGADIIAIDGFRGGTGAAPTRIRDNVGIPIELALASVDQRLREEGIRNSVSIIAGGSIRNSADVVKAIALGADAVYIATGALLALGCHLCRSCQTGKCNWGIATQEPTLVKRLNPDIGSERLVNLVRAWGHEIKEMMGGMGINSIEALRGNRLMLRGIGLNEKELTILGVKYAGE, translated from the coding sequence ATGCCTATCAATTTTATATATCCGGATCATGAGGTGGTGCGCGATACCGCCAAATGCATTGCATGCCGTGTGTGTGAAAGGCAGTGTGCAAACGAGGTACATCGTTACGATGAGGAATTGAATCTGATGAAAAGCGACGACAGCAAGTGCGTCAACTGCCACAGGTGCGTTTCGCTTTGCCCAACGCGCGCGCTGAAAATCATAAAGACGGACCACACTTTTAAGGAAAATGCGAACTGGGCGGGAGAAAACATCAAGGAGCTTTACCGGCAGGCAGGAACGGGCGGCGTGCTGCTCTCCTCTATGGGCAATCCCAAGCCCTATCCCGTATATTGGGACAAGCTGCTGATCAATGCTTCCCAGGTCACGAATCCGTCCATCGACCCCTTGCGAGAGCCGATGGAGACGCGGACCTATTTGGGGAAAAAGCCTGAATGCATAGAACGGGACAGGAATGGCAATATAATCAATAACCTGCCACCGCAGTTGGAACTGGATGTTCCCATACTGTTTTCGGCAATGTCGTACGGCTCTATCAGCTATAACGCGCATGCGAGCCTTGCGCGTGCGGCGCGTAAGCTCAATACGCTTTATAACACAGGCGAGGGCGGCCTGCACGAGGACTTTTACGAATACAGCGCGAACACGATCGTGCAGGTAGCTTCGGGCAGGTTCGGCGTGCACAAGGACTATTTAAGTGCGGGCGCGGCGATCGAGATCAAAATGGGACAGGGTGCAAAACCTGGAATCGGCGGGCATTTGCCGGGCAAGAAAATTGTGGGAGACGTTTCGCGCACGCGTATGATTCCCGAGGGGAGCGACGCGATTTCGCCCGCGCCGCACCATGATATTTATTCCATCGAAGATTTGCGGCAGCTTGTCTATTCGCTCAAGGAAGCGACGGATTACAAAAAACCGGTAATCGTTAAAATTGCGGCGGTACACAATGTGGCGGCGATCGCTTCGGGGATTGCGCGCAGCGGGGCGGACATCATTGCGATCGACGGCTTTCGCGGCGGAACAGGCGCAGCGCCCACACGGATCCGCGACAATGTGGGTATCCCGATTGAGCTCGCGCTCGCGAGCGTGGATCAACGGCTGCGTGAAGAGGGGATCCGTAACAGCGTATCCATCATCGCCGGCGGCAGCATTCGTAACAGCGCCGACGTTGTCAAAGCGATTGCCCTAGGCGCGGACGCGGTATATATCGCCACAGGCGCGCTATTGGCCCTCGGCTGTCATCTGTGCAGAAGCTGCCAGACGGGCAAGTGTAACTGGGGCATTGCGACGCAGGAGCCGACGCTTGTAAAACGCCTTAATCCGGATATTGGAAGCGAGCGGCTTGTCAATCTCGTGCGCGCGTGGGGACACGAGATCAAGGAAATGATGGGCGGCATGGGGATCAACTCCATCGAGGCGCTGCGGGGCAACCGGCTCATGCTGCGCGGTATCGGGCTTAACGAGAAAGAACTTACCATATTGGGCGTGAAATACGCGGGAGAATAG